A window of the Podospora bellae-mahoneyi strain CBS 112042 chromosome 6, whole genome shotgun sequence genome harbors these coding sequences:
- a CDS encoding hypothetical protein (EggNog:ENOG503NZQ5; COG:A) yields MSTVVEKVADAAAAAVNDVTNALANTSITGKTDDKSANNNDAVLASAAEGRRLYIGNLAYATTEGELKEFFKGYLVESVSIPKNPRTDRPVGYAFVDLSTPSEAERAIAELSGKEILERKVSVQLARKPEANEKTEGAGEGTNADGTRRRQSTRGRGRAGRGRGGRARGGRGSDDEKKEDGATSGDAAEIAADTQVQPLKDITNEANTNQDKSGKNQARTARERRERGPPADGIPSKTKVMVANLPYDLTEEKLKELFAAYQPLSAKIALRPIPRFMIKKLQARGEPRKGRGFGFVTLASEELQQKAVAEMNGKDIDGREIAVKVAIDSPDKTDDDVHGAHEAGEKIEGTTQEQAPVAPAAVGNPAPAPAPASATPAAAPATTTA; encoded by the exons ATGTCTACCGTCGTGGAGAAAGTTGCTGACGCTGCTGCCGCGGCCGTCAATGACGTTACCAACGCTCTGGCCAACACCTCTATCACTGGCAAGACAGACGACAAGTctgccaacaacaacgatgCCGTCCTTGCCAGCGCTGCTGAAGGTCGCCGCCTGTACATCGGCAACCTTGCCTACGCGACAacggagggggagttgaaggaatTCTTCAAGGGCTACCTTGT TGAGTCCGTTTCTATCCCAAAGAACCCTCGCACCGACCGCCCCGTCGGCTATGCCTTCGTCGACCTCTCTACCCCCAGTGAAGCTGAGCGCGCCATTGCTGAGCTCTCCGGCAAGGAGATCCTGGAGCGTAAGGTCTCTGTTCAGCTCGCTCGCAAGCCCGAGGCCAACGAGAAGACTGAGGGTGCCGGCGAGGGCACCAACGCTGATGGCACGCGCCGCCGCCAGTCTACCCGTGGTCGTGGCCGCGCTGgccgtggccgtggtggacGCGCTCGCGGTGGCCGTGGCAGTGAC gacgagaagaaggaggacggtGCTACCTCGGGCGACGCCGCTGAGATTGCCGCCGATACTCAGGTTCAGCCCCTGAAGGACATCACCAACGAAGCCAACACTAACCAGGACAAGTCTGGCAAGAACCAGGCTCGCACTGCCCGTGAGCGTCGTGAGCGTGGTCCCCCCGCCGATGGCATTCCTTCCAAGACCAAGGTCATGgtcgccaacctcccctaCGACCTGaccgaggagaag CTCAAGGAACTCTTTGCTGCCTACCAGCCCTTGTCCGCCAAGATCGCTCTTCGCCCCATCCCCCGCTTCAtgatcaagaagctccaggcCCGTGGTGAGCCGCGCAAGGGACGTGGCTTCGGCTTCGTCACCTTGGCTTCCGAGGAGTTGCAGCAGAAGGCCGTTGCTGAAATGAACGGCAAGGACATCGATGGCCGTGAGATCGCCGTCAAGGTCGCCATCGACAGCCCCGACAAGACTGACGATGACGTTCACGGTGCTCACGAGGCCGGCGAGAAGATCGAGGGTACTACTCAGGAGCAGGCTCCTGTTGCCCCGGCGGCTGTTGGTAaccctgcccctgcccctgccccggCGTCTGCCACGCCCGCAGCTGctcctgccaccaccactgcttAA